Part of the Diabrotica virgifera virgifera chromosome 6, PGI_DIABVI_V3a genome, acaaaatacaatattttgtgaagacaattaaacgctacttttgtatgtaaatgtaacaatgtaacaaataaagaacgaaacataattcatcagtaatacattttgcaaaaaaaacatgtttgaaaaaattagaagctacttttaataaaatattgttaatatttaattacataaggtgttcaagattatctcctaacacatttatgtacgcctaaaaatgatcattgaatgagctacttactctacggagcatttgtaaattaacacatcgaaatacactttgtattctatttttcatctcatcccttgttgttggaggtattttataaacttcattattaacgtaaccccaaaaaaatcagtccagtttattaaattctggtgatttgggtggccacgctactggtccattgaaaaatgaaaatatctcgaaaactaataaatttagacatagggaatgttatctaaaaattaaagtacggtattggtacttttcaatagtgatataaaatacagggtgttaaatttaaaattactgagaaaataatgtacttgccttttgactcaccctgtatttgatataaagaaaattagcaatatcgaccattcttgaaaattttgacaatacgtaaaaacatttggcattaataaaccattgctgttttgcttatttttatttatacagggagttgaacctgttacgattttcatataaaattggttataactttgtaaataccctgtataacataacaaacctttatatttttgtgatggagaagttaacaggatttcgaatttaaaataaaatatagggtgttccatttaaaaaaacataagtttggtctgccactgtgttattgaacaccctgtaacattctaactaattttgtaatgtgaagctcaaaggtggctaaaatttttgttattaacttttattgctatctattactatagtggagctattgagctttaccctactaatcaatcaccctgtataattttaattggaatttatagaaataaaaggcagattttCGAGCATCTAGTTTATTAAATCTTTctcaagtatactttcgctctgAGAGCATCATCAGTGGCATTTCGTCAAAACAGGAAGGTATCCTGTATTTTGACGAAATGCCCTGATGATGCTCTAGGAGTCGAATATATACTCAGGCCAAATTTAATAAACtaggtatggtttgttcaacagtaaatggttcaATATAATTACTGCGGTcgtaaacattattaaatttatctgacctggcccattgttaagacccacccggagcgataagcaattgaggtagacagagttggtcttttgacaattacaataattacgactacaaaaaccaaaaaaaatttgatgtaaaatattttgctttgccttatatacccgaatagaaattaatgttttcaaatgagttttaaaataaattaaatctattttaattgctaagattatagaaaaacaaacattcaaacattaataataatttgtggTTCTGAAAAGAACCGTTTTTTTAATAGTAACATTTGTAGATTTGATGAAAGTATCACTCCACACATAGTTCCGTTTCGCTATCGCTATCCTCATCTAAATTAATTATGATCGGTCCAATTATATTATGATGTACACGAACATATCAATTTTCTTTACCTACTACGTGTCGGACTGAATTTCTCCAACTATTTGGAAGAATATCATTGACACATTTTCTTATTAACTCTACAACAGTACTACTTAACGTTGGAGAAATATTTTGTGACCTCACGTTAGACTTCAATTCGTGCCACATATGTTCTATGGGATTAAACATACAATAATAGGGTGGAAGCCGCAGCACTGTATGTCCCATTTCCTCTGCCAATGTATCACAAacatatacttttttttatagaaaatgcctttaaaacttctaaaagctCTTGTTTGGTATAACATTCTTCAAAATACATATCATTAGTCTCCATGTAATTTTGAATTTCCAATTTAGTGTTATTCGAGTTTGGAGCCTTACTTAGGTGGCGACTGTGATAGCTTGCATTGTCCATTACTATTACGCTATTCTGAGGAATGTTTGGTATTAAGATTATTTTTGAACCATTCTTCAAAAAGTTCTGCCGTTGTATCTTCATGGTGGTCGACGCAGGAGTCTTTAATGTTCTTTGCAGAAAGCCACAGGGCATTTGGAACCCAACCATTTTCTGATCCAGCGTGTAAAATCGTTATTCTTTACCCTTTATTTGACGGAGCTTTTGTCTTACATTTACCGGACGGATCCGCAAATCCTTTAGGTCGCGTTGAATGTGTGTCAAACCATGTCTCGTCGAGGTAAATTATCGGACGATTTTCAGAACGGAATTTTCTTATCGAATTTATATACTCATAACGCCATTTTTGTAATCTATGAGATTCCATAATTACTTGTCTTTTGTCAATAACGCCATTTTTGTAATCTATGAGATTCCATAATTACTTGTGTTTTGTcaattattcgcggtgtgcaagtacttggaaggggaaacgagaaacgaccctgcgcgagtcgcggagaaatattgcaactatcttaataattcatattgtcaattgaaattgtcaaattgacgtatatttcataccttctgtcaatgaagcagaaaaattatatattgctccacaatattgatatgatatgcaattattatataaaggtaaatttaattaattttattttgcttgcagtactgcattttaattactaattttatttactacatacaattgttgacgttttcataatataacctgaatcttattttttcttcttattatttttttggactatggccttgacaattatccagtaaccaggactaatataattggccaatataattaaaagtgcgaattttagtatagagcgtagaaataggggtcgctttgccgaacttgcacggtcccaatacgatATCGAAAGCTCATACTTTTCAAAATTGTCCATAAGCTGGTGAGGCTACAGCTTATTTGGGTTTCGTCAACATTGAGCCGTTGCTTCAGAGCTCTTAATGTAGGTATGCGTTGCTCTTCGTACATGGTATAGACTTTTCGACGTATCAAGTCCTTATCGGCTTCGTCCATACATTTGGTGGAACTGAAATCTTTACGTTTTTTTCTTGTTTCTATAGGGTTTGATGTAATTCTTTTTACTGTGGTCAGAGGTATTTTCGTCAAATCGCATATTTCACTCGTAGCGGAAGTTGTGTCAAGTCCTCTTTTAAGTAAGGTACTGTATATAGTTTTTACAATTTGCTTTGCATCTACAGATAAATGTTTCTTCTTTACCGGAACACTAGAAGAAGCCCCATTATTACTATCCCACGGACGGCACATAATGATAGAAAACGTAATGAATAAAATGAGTAATACTACTTAACACTTCCCGTGATACATAAAGACTAACAAATTTTATCAAGAAATCGTATTTTAATACTGGTGGGTTTTCAGTTCCATAAACTTATTATATAAATACCTGAAAACCACTTAAAAGGTGATTAAATAGCAACCCCGTCGCGCACTACAATCGAATTCGAAAAACCCTTTTAGCGGTACAGTTTCGTCAATATAAGCCTAATctgtattaatgaaattataatgAGTTTGGATTGTACGCAATTAAATCAACATTAAGAAATGAAGATTGacaaattttaccagaaaacatatttaaattttacctgaaaccgggccttttatactattatcggctaatccaggatgtttatagtggtaactaattgatcttaaccatttactgtttaacataccatacttgaaatctgccttttatttccataaatttcatatattcgagcatCCAACCTATATTATAATTCTAATTTAcgagaaatattttaaaatagttttttcaggttgaagatgaaaaattacCAAGTATGATATGTACCAAGTGTATCAACAGTGCTCACAACGCCTATAAATTTCAACAACAATGTAACAAATCTCAAATATTGTTAGAAACATATTtacaacaaattaaaaatatggaaataaaagataaatttgaaactgaTAATACACTAGATTTAAATGAAATAGCAGCTATCGAAAACACTCTCGAGAAAGAATGTGAAAATGTTACAGATAATGGAAATTTGGTTTCGGATGGATTAATAAAGGAGTTCATACAAGATGAATATTTGCCGAATGACGATTTAAAAGATGGAGAAGAAAGCGAAGACTGTGATGATTTGAAAAGCTGTATACCGTTAGGAGAAGATACTGTTGACCAATTGATAAAGGATAACTTTAGAGTTGAGAATTTAGAACTGATATCtccaaaattaaatttttgcggattaaatttagatgaaaaacATTCCAAATCGattaaaaatgaaaaagttaGTAAAGAGGTACCTAGTATGAATTATTATAAAAGTTTTGGAGAAGATGGTGAGGAGGTGAGTGTagaaattattattgttgtttataaatcaaaattctaCAAGTCTACAATTGAATCAGTCGTTTTAGAAACCCTACatgttcaaaaaaatcgattttagttGTTTTGCACTTTTAACAACTTTAGATGTAGGGTCACATGTTTCAAGAGAAACCCGACCCTGTTTAACATACCAAATAAACCTAGAGAGTTGCGAAATTTTTCTGAATCAAGAAAAACACTGTCAACCCCGAGATGTTTTTTGCACTTTTCCACAACTTTGCTTTTTTGAACATGTTGGGATTCTCAAATGACCGATTCCATTGATGGGCTTGGTGCAATAACTATCCACATGTACATTGCATAGTTTTGTGTAAAATGTGCATAAAGCAAATCTTAAGGACTCTGGTATTAACATTTTTTGTGCAATAACCGTCCGTGTTGTTCTACATTGAATTTCTTACACACTACGCGTAACGTTTTTGTTCCAAACTGTGTGAAGGTATTTTTGAAGGCAAGAAATGTCATAAGCTTAATTTCGACAAAAGTGGTCTTTGACCGGTTATTGCACTAAACCCTTCATTCAGTAGCGTATCTAGAAATTTTCTGTGGGAGGGGAAATTTGTCttaggggggaacttccaatgaagcaccaaccaaaagacataaaaaagataaacccaaactacataaaagacataaataattacttattatacattaacgacgttctacaccttcgttgcggggtatgcctctcagaggaaaaggggggaaacttatatgcaagcaaaagttggtaacaatgcatttatagcagaatactcaaatcatatgtttcagtattgaatactttataaaaataaattctaataaatgacggaaattacggaataaattataataaataaattaaaaaaaagaatgtgtgtgtattttgtacccacgtaagaagatattcttctattatataggtaatttaaacgaagtaaatatacttaacaggttatttgtattttatttaaacattaaactaactttcttatctaccactttcaaaaaatttttattaaaataacgaaaaataaaaaaaagtatgaatcgtccaggattagaacccgcgaccttccgtgtgcttccgttctctgtcccaccgctctgccaactacgccatcgagccacttgaattgacacgtaagtttcggatatgattacacaacacggcgacaaactgtaaaaatgttatgcctacatattttattattttactacagggaaacacaaatccaaaaacacaagaattataataaataatacatttcctaaaaccactaatatattcttttaatgacttatttgcacggttacagatacatacatacctatcttgaaatattagcaatgaactacatactgtcagaactacatactgtcagtgtgcgcaggcgcgtggttgATGTACagttttaccctcaatcgattcgccgctaaagaagaatatcttcaataaatggtacggtaaacaatcctaattttttaatatgttattccttacaaaaaaacctttaatttaagcacaaataattaaaaatcgtaaatttgggtcaaaagttattaactttttaagaattcccataagagcccatgttaaaacttaactttgacccttaatagtaattaaacggcacggcaaaacaattttttaaaaatcaagtattacttttttgaagtaaactatcacatactaaaatttcatgcaaatccttaattctttggcgaaggtgtagaacgtcgttaagttCCCTTAATCTTTCTAACTAGCATGTTtgttgggttgaatttgtctgtctgtggtgtAAGTTTCATGTTTCACCAattgttttctttaattttggaccttgttagggggggggggggaatttaCCTATTTTCTTTCACCATAGATCTGCCACTGCCTTTCATTGGTTATTAAATGCAAAATTTATGAACAAGACTATAATTCAAACatcatagatttaatgacatcataacccaaTGGTACAAACTTGACGCCAAACAAATACCACAGCAGCTACCGGCTATACTGATTGTCTTTGTTTTTAAGCatgtgaaacaaagataactataggaaaagtcaaacaataaggaatgcacgtcattttccccttgttgccatattataaatttgaaaaaatacactcaccgacacaaaattccgccacccaaaatttttgtttaagtttgacaatctataactttattatttgtactccgattttcaagattcttgcatcagtttatagttacatgtattgatgtcgtttgttattattccggtaaaattttttttttgcttagatggcattatacggggttgaatggaagcgttgtttttctgctaatttaaaaaaaatctgtggaaaaattggtgggctgattttgtttcatactccttttgtattatcctgaaggtattactaaggttttgttttttgaattatccaaatatctcttttcttgtaattAAGAGCTGTAATAAAAACACTCCTTAATTCAATAGCGGATATTCCTCTATACTAGGGCCATAAcggtaccaaattttctggaggtctaggatgacggcaaatttttaattcatcccataaatgctcaataggattgagatttgggctgcatgcgggccattctaatcttatcaatccaatctctgagtcaatcagtgtttttatttacaaaaaatggtagagctcttacaagaaaagagatattcggataattctaaaacaaaattttagtaatGCCtctgggataatatgacaggactatgaaaccaaatcagctattccatttttccaaaaaaattttttaagttaaGAGAAAATACATCGCTTTCATTTACCCCTGTATAATCCCAtgtaagcaaaatttttttgttaccggattAATACCAAatgatatcaatacatgtacctacaaactggtgtaagaatcttgaaaatcggagcacaaataataaagttataaactgtcaaacttaatcaaaaaatttgggtggcggaattttgtgcctgTGAGTGTATATAGGAAATAATCAGATTTTTGGACATTGTGACCTATTACATCGATcatttcattggctagaattaGGTAGTGATGACATAATATAAACTCGTCACTAATTCTAGCCAATCAAATGCtcgctgtaataggaatggcatgtcaaaaaatctgattattccTTATATATTTCTTCAAgtttagaatatggcaacaaggggaacATTACGTGCAAGCCTTAttgtttaaaacttaattctttaAAATTGTTTTGCATATTTGCGTCAATTATGTGCATATATGGGCACATATTTCCTCTGTTTTCTGTATTCTACATTCATAATGTCCattaaaaatacaaacctttttTTCAGGTATATACCTGTAATGTTTGTGTCAAGCCCTTTAAGTCTCCAAACAGTTTAAGAGTGCATTTAAAGTCCCACGATgaggaaaaaccatatgtatgtACGCAATGTAAAAGAGGTTTTAAAGTATATTGTGCCTTAAAACACCATATTCGTAGTCATTCAGAGGAGCAGCCATTTGAATGCAAGGAATGTGGGAAAAAATACAAACACTCTGGGACTCTTATTGCACATATGAGAATTCACACAGGTAAGTGACACAAATTGTCTGGGTGGTGTGTGTCAGCAATTTCATGTTTCACCAACAAGTTTTACAGCTCCTAATGTAAAATAACGTTTTGCTCTGTACTTCCATTTTTTATTTGCGCCCAAACCACTTCTATAGGGTCTAAGTCTGGATGATATGGTGGACATATGTTCAGACAAAAACTCActcaattcacagagaaaaaaattgggTACCACCAGAGCCCTTATTCTTGAATTTCGGTAAGAGGTTTCTAGAAATGGTAAGAGAAAGTGACGTAAAAGTAGGCGTGGCTAACCTAAAACCGAAAATGCTGTAATCTTGAAACAAATTCTCTTAATTTTTCGGAGAAATGTCACTCCCCAAGGGAGTAACATTTTCTATTGATAGTATGTAAGAGAAATTGGAAATGGGAGTGAAAATAACAATACATAACCCTAAAAAAGCGGAGAGGTGTCAAAACCGTCTATTTTATTTCTATCTGCTTTCTTCAATATCCATGTTTCCCATGCATATGGGAAAATTAAAGCTCTTACCAGCTTTAACTTTGTTTGCATTGTTATggttaaatttttccaaattgtTATATACCAGTTTCATCATATTCATAGCCGTTTTTGCAATAGTAAATGTTCTATGTATGTCTCTGTCACATAATATAATGTTTTCTGTCTGAAATATTTTAGCTGATCGGATTGTATCTCTTAAGCCTctggtttttaattacaatttaTAGATGTTTTTTTTATTGAGAGGGTTCCTAATGTCATAGCTACATCTTGTTGTTTTACACAGAAATTTATCTTTCAATCCACAAACTTTTATATGCAGATTTATGGATAAGTTTCTATCTACATATCTATAGAATAATGTCTATTACATATCTATACATAGATATTCCAGTAAGTAAAAAAGTTTGAATTATAGGGGTTTCGTGCTAAATATTGGGAAGTGCTTCAATAAACAATATTTACGAATTACAAATGGAAACAGCTCtataattaactattctaattgggaaattagccacaatttaatcgaaaaaaataattttattaatgtttcgacttCCAATTCGGATTAATGATATTAAAtactaatattttgtattttgacaaagacGTCCGAATTGGAAGTTGAAactttaacaaaattattttttcaattaaattgtggcttatttcccaattagaatagttaattacaaaaatgtcacaaagaaatagcttcagaactctATAATAACGTTCAGTGAAGATGTCACACATGTATTTTGTCATAAAATGGTAATTATTTTAGTTCCAAAGTGTTAACAATTCGAGTtgtaaattttgtaattttgtaacTGATTTTTTCCTAAGCGTTTTATTTTCTCAGTTGCAAACAgttagatttttaaattttacacTTCAGAGTTGGCCttgaatgttaaaaatttttttaaagactGAATGTCCAAGGATAGGTGATGAAAGAAATATTTTCGTACGAAGGCATATAGATTATTTTCCTGTAATGGAATCTTATTACTGCTGAGCTCGCACACAGAGAATATATTTAAAGGGGGACTTGAACATATCTGAAATGTATCAGTTGTGTCTAAAGCAGTGCACAGAAAATAATTATCAGTCTATTAAAAAGCATTTATATGGAAATATTTTCTTTCAATACTAAgtacaatatttaaattttttagccAAAAATAGATGCATGTTTTTTCtgtgaatattttaaaaatctatccaatgaagAGAAGCTGAAAAAACTGGAAAGCTTTGATCCTCACATTAATAAAAAGAACCAAAgtcaattagaaaaagaaaaCGATTTAAAACTGTCTTCTTCGTCAACTGTAGTATGTTGTATTAACTTGCTGGCAGTTCAGGTTGTTCCAAACGGTGACAgaagtgattttttttttataaaagaggGCTCGCCTGTTACAATTACACTGTTAACAAAATAGTTGgttttttgctaaaatatttttgaaatattctattacaagaatattcgaaagaaaaatcctcagacgaATTATGGGCCCTATAAGAATGGAAAACGGAGAagtgagaagaagaatgaactaTGAACTAAGCGAAATAATGAAGAGAGAAGATATAGGTAGATTTATTAAAGCGCACAGACTGAGATGGCTGGTGGACAGAGAGAGAAAGAAAAGAGAAGGAGAAGTggagagaaggaaaaacgacctactgattaagagTGTCACCAGATTGAagccagaaactgaaagaccaacgagaagacccagagagagatgggaggaccaggtcatgatgGACATCAAAATCCTGAAAGTGAGAAAGTGGAGGggactatgcacatatcgaaataaGTAGAAGACAactgtaacgaaagccaagtcatactaCAAATTTTGACACTATAGAAGAAGAATGCGGAGTGGTTCACCGCtataagcgaatcagagagctctaagcAAGAGCGGCAACATTCATTCCATCTGGAATGAAAAGCCTTGATGATGATGACGTGGTGGAAGTTTTAAGGAAATATGTCCATACTGTTACAGTAACCAATGCAAAAAAATGTGAATACCATGGAATAATAAGCCTTGTGAGCCATCTGCTGAACACTTTTTAAAAGTTATACATAAAAGAACTTGTACTTCACAGTAGTTATAAATTCatcaaaaatttttgttgatttttAGGTTCCAAACCATTTTTGTGTACCATCTGCGGTAGAGGGTTTAGACAGGCTCCAGATCTTACTTACCATATGAGGACACATACGAAGGAGAAACCATACATGTGCAACGTTTGTGGAAAAACAATGTCAATGCAATGTCATCTTGTCCAACATATGCGATcacatactggagaaaagcctttcAAATGTTCGTAAGTATCAAACTTTAAATTAGTAATGTATTCATGACATTTCATGAATCGTCGTCCAGGAAATATTCCAACGAAAGTTGGTTCCGTGTACTCAAAAtgtgagtaaaatgaaaaattaaatacaGAATACAGTTTACGTTTCATTTCGGTTTAAAAATGATCCATCATCCCCATACGTACGTTTCGGTCTCTCCAGGCCTCCTCAGCGGGACTACAtgaacacctctgaatcgaatcgaaacgaaaccaaactgtctatttaagctgaattataaaaataattcgcGTATCCGacgctatagcgacatctattaaagaaaGAGAAGTCCGAGATGTAAACAATAAAATGGTACAATTTATAAGGTAAACACTGCCTTGAGTAATTGCAaggtggatcgagtagctctCCGGTTATCACAACCGGttgaattgggatacacagcatcttagtaaacatcatattaaaaataaaccttttaataattaaatgccagtggtaatgtttgtttttaataaatacgattaacatagtttttgcatcgatgcatgctagtatttgatacaaggtcgagttgcaataatattcagtgggtgtttattaacagtcagcacttttGAATCACGTTCACCTtggcttaccaaaacagtaaataaacaataatcgactttaattatatttttacgagaacagataaatcaattagcagttgagattccagggggtaacatcgatttcaagtaaatactataccaccagttactttctgtgatatatttaacgtgtaaataaatgtattaacaacgaacgatatttactacatcaaccctcatagtcgggataaccacccctaagtatccagggtggctcagaagaCAGGAGCCACCAtacggtcccaagcccggataaaatgtgGAGGGTTGATTGGCAATGTTAGCAACATACCAATCGGaaaaacgaatactgctcaaagaaacaatgtgaagcCTCGGAATCGGATTTATCATATGAAGACGACCATGGCGAGAAATAAGGACAAAACAAAAACATTGATGAGAATTACCACATGGAACATCAGATCACTCAACACTAGAGATCAAGAAATCACCCAAGTATTAAAAGAGAAACAAATAGATATACGCGCTCTacaggaaacaaaaaagaaaggaaaaggacAATCAAGATTAGGCGAATATATACTAATCTACAGTGgagtagcaaaagaaaacaggGCCAAAGAAGGTGTAGCATTACTAATacatcaaaaataccaaaatcacATCAAAGAGTGTCAATATATATCGGAAAGAATTGTCACAGCAAAAATTAGAATGGAAAAGGAagacctgaaca contains:
- the LOC114333660 gene encoding zinc finger protein ZFP2-like, which codes for MEGIVFSLNLEKICRACLIESDSMFSVHSALLEQNCENIPTIGEILTNISNINVEDEKLPSMICTKCINSAHNAYKFQQQCNKSQILLETYLQQIKNMEIKDKFETDNTLDLNEIAAIENTLEKECENVTDNGNLVSDGLIKEFIQDEYLPNDDLKDGEESEDCDDLKSCIPLGEDTVDQLIKDNFRVENLELISPKLNFCGLNLDEKHSKSIKNEKVSKEVPSMNYYKSFGEDGEEVYTCNVCVKPFKSPNSLRVHLKSHDEEKPYVCTQCKRGFKVYCALKHHIRSHSEEQPFECKECGKKYKHSGTLIAHMRIHTGSKPFLCTICGRGFRQAPDLTYHMRTHTKEKPYMCNVCGKTMSMQCHLVQHMRSHTGEKPFKCSECSKAFPSSTRLKRHAIVHTSLKPYKCTVCNKSFNRSNSLKVHSKTHSGVKAYTCSICNKSFTWNHSFKAHQLTHEKTDITKDDNNTNRTLSQINDNPLSSINENSALHTNESLLNRNDNSLVDFTAGSTYPNDNVPLNESFVIFTNSTEEVGNDAFQICTYAAGESDLLDTFTLYSSDTDQKITSGNS